The genomic interval CGCGGTTGTCGCTAACTAAAATCGATCTTTCACCGAGGAAAAAGGGTATACGTGTTTGGCAGGGAATAGGAATCGAACTCGATATGGCCCGTCTGTTTCCGTTCCGCTCCGAGACGGCCGCCGAGGAAGGGAAACCCCGTGTCGTCGACCTCGAGGGGGAGGACGCCGACGCCGTGTTCGCGGCTCTCTCCTCGACGACGGCCCGGGAGATCTACGCGCGCCTCGACGAGGATCCCGCGACTCCCAGCGATATCGCTGATGCGATCGATTCGTCGATCCAGAACGTACGCTACCACCTCGAGAAGCTCGAGAACGCCGGCCTCGTCGAGGTCGTAGACACTTGGTACTCCTCGCGGGGCAACGAGATGAGCGTCTACGCGACGACCGACGGGCCGCTGATCGTGACCAGCGACGAGTCGAAAGCGACGAAACTGAAGGAGGCGCTCTCGCGGCTGATCGGCGGCGTCGGCGCGCTGGCGGGCGGGAGCGTTCTGGTTCAGTACGCGCTCACGGAGTGGCTCGCGCCGTCCGGGTCGGGGACGGGAGCGGACGCGGGAACGACGTCAGGCGGTGACAGCGCGGCGAGCGAGGACGGCACGTCGCCGACCGATTCGGCGGATGCGGCCGACGACGAATCAGTCGATGACGCGGAGCCGACGTCCCCGGACGACGGGGCGAGCGACGGATCCGACGCCGACGGCGGCGATTTCCAGATCACGGAGAACGACGATACCGAGCCCACGGGAGCCGAAAGCAACGGTACCGACGCAGACGGGGCCGACCAGGTCGATCCGGTGCTCGACGCCGACAACGAGACCGTTCAAAACGCCAGCGACGGCGCGCTGGACGCGGCCGACGCGGTGTTCGACACCGTACCGCCCGGGCTGCTCTTCTTCCTCGGCGGCCTGGTCGTTCTGCTCGCGGTGACGGCCTACTGGTACTGGTATCGGCCGACGTACTGAGGACGCCAGGGGTCGTCGGCGGACCGGCTCGCCGACGGTGCCGAGGATCGACGCCCGGAGCGAACGCCAACGGGTGGCTCGCGACTCGTTCGGGATTCTTTCGCAGGTCAACAGCTATTTGCCCCCCACGAACGAACTCGTATATAAACCGGTCTCTGTACGCAACTCCGCGTCACCGCCCCTCCCGGGGACAGATCTCCCATGGAAGACACTTCGAAATACCTCATTCACGCGGACGTCACGGCTGACGGGGTCGTCGAGCGGAGCGACGTCGTCGGCGCGATCTTCGGGCAGACCGAAGGCCTGCTCGGCGACGACCTCGATCTCCGCGACCTCCGGCAGTCCGGTAAAGTCGGCCGCATCGACGTCGAAATTGCGAGCACGCAAGGCACCTCCCACGGTCAGGTAACGATCGCGACCAGCCTCGACAAGGTCGAAACGGCCACTCTCGCCGCGTCCCTCGAGACGATCACGCGCGTCGGTCCCTGTCGGGCCGGCCTCGAAGTCACCGAGATCGAGGACGTGCGGGCAGCAAAGCGCAAGGAAGTCGTCGACCGCGCGAAGGAACTGCTCCAGACGGGCTTCGACGACTCGATCATGTCCTCCGACGAGATCCTCGCGGAGGTGCGCCAGCACGTCCGCGTCGAGGACATCACCGAGTACGAAGGCCTGCCCGCCGGCCCCCGCGTCACGGACAGCGACGCCATCATCGTCGTCGAGGGTCGGGCCGACGTGCTCACCCTGCTGAAGTACGGCATCAAGAACGCCATCGCGGTCGAGGGGACGAACGTCCCCGACGCTGTCGCCGAACTCACCCGCCACCGCACCGTCACGGCCTTCCTCGACGGCGACCGCGGCGGCGATCTCATTCTCGAGGAGCTCGCCCAGGTCGGCGACATCGACTACGTCGCCTTTGCGCCCGCCGACAGTTCCGTCGAGGACCTCGACCACCACGAGCTGTTCGCCGCCCTCCGGAACAAGGTCCCCTACGAGACCGTCGCCGAACTGAACGAGCCGCGGGAGGCGGTCGCCGCGACTGACGGCAGCACGACGCCAGCACCGCGGCCGTCCGAGGTAGGGACCGGGACCGCAACGGGGTCTGGGTCCGAGTCCGGGTCCACATCGTCGCCGACCGACGACGAGACCGACGGCGATACGGCCGCCGACGCCGACCTCGAAGCGAACACGGGGTCCGAGCTCGAGTCGGTGAGCGAATCGACCGGCAGCGTCGAAGCCGGCACTGACGCCGGGACCAGGCCCAACGCCGAACCCCCCGAAGCGCCGGCGAAGGCGAAAACCGAACGCACCGGCGCGAGCCGCGACCGGACCGACGCGGATGCGACCGGCGGGGGCCCCGCGATCGAGGCCGAGGTGGAAACGGAAACGGACCCAGCGTCCGAAACCGACAGCGGTCCCGAAACGGTCTACGACCACGCGGCCGAGATCATCCGAGCGGAGACCGACCGCGTCCGCTTTCTCGACGACGCGGGTGCGCCCATCGACGAGACCGACGCGAGCAACGCCTACAGCACGCTCGAGTCGCTCGAGACGACGCCGACGACGGTCGTTCTAGACGAGATCCTCGGCCAGCGGCTGCTCGACCTGGCGGCCGATCGCGGCGTCGACGTGATCGTCGCCCGCTCGCTCGGACAGTTCACCAAGCGCCCAACCGACGTCCGGATCCACGCGATCGAGGACGTCGCCGACCGACCGCCGAATTGAACCTGACCGGGAGCCGATCGACCGCTTCTCACGGGACCGTGCCGAGTAGTTGATAATCGGCCAGTGCCGAACGACCGATGATGAGTCCCCCGCCAACGGTCGCGCTCGCACTGCTCGGCGCCTGGGTGCTCCTGACCTTCTGGGCGACGAGCACCGCTGCAACTGCCCGGGCGCAGGCCGACGACCCGTTCGAGATCGCGATTCCAGACGACCAATCAGAGCACGCGCTCGACGAACCGGCTTCCGAGAACTCGTTCTCCGCCGCGGACGACTGATCTCTCCCTCGCACCCCGATCACCCCGCGCCGATCTCCGATTTTCGATACTCCCCTCACCCGACTCCCCTCGTCGCGCAGGTGTGACGGATCGGCGACCGGTCAGCCGGGAACGGCAACGGACACCACCAGCAGCGCACAGGCGAGCGCGCCGGACAGCGTCGCGAGGAAGTTCACGCCCTGATTGCCAAGGAGCGATCCCTCGAGGGTCGCCCCGAGCAGGCTGTCGACGGTCATGCCGACGATGCCGGCGGCGACGATGATCGCCGCGCCGACGGCGCCGACTTCGGGAAAGAGCGCGAAGGCCAGGCTGGCGACGACGGCCGCGCCGGTGACGCCGGCGAGTTCACCCTGCCAGGTAACGCCGCCGTCGGTGCCGGGATCGACCGGCTCGAGCGTCGTGATCAGTCGCGGCGTCTCGAAGACGCTCCCGATTTCGCTGGAGAGGGTGTCGCTCATCGCGGTCGCGATGGAGCCGGCGAAGGCGAAGAGGAACAGTTCGGGCTCCCGAGGGAGGAACCCGGCGTCGCTGGCCGCGTAGCCGAGCACCGCGACGAGCGCGACGGCGGCATTGCCGAGGACGTTGCCGCTGCCGCGCGCGCCGTTGTTGTCCTCGGCGACGCCGAGTTCCGCCTTGCGGTCGTAGCGGAACTTCGTCGAGAGACCGCCGATAGCGAAAAACGAGATGAGGACGGCGAACCAGCCGTAACCGCCGAGGACGATCGTCAGCAGGCCTGACAGGATGCCGGTGAGCATCCCCGCGATGGAGGCCGTCTCGAGGGCGTACGAAACGTACCCCAGCGCGACGGTGATCGCGAGCGCGACGACGATCTCGCCCGCGCTGATCGTCGGCTCGAGTTCCGCGAGCAGCCACAGCAGGAGGCCGACCGAAAGCACGACGATCGGATCGTCGGAGCGCAACAGGACGTCGCGGAGCAACGCCGCGAGGAACGCACCGCTGGTAGCCAGGAAGACGACGATCGGCGGCTCGGACACGACGGCGCCGACGAACGAATGCGCGATCGCCTGGCCGGCGACGGCGGCGACGGTCGCCGTAAGACAAAAGGCGGCCACGCGGCCGATGTCGTGGTCCGTTCGGAGCCGGACGAGTTGTTCGCCGAGGTTGCCGTAGCCGACGAGCAACACCGTCCCGACGAAGACGGTGACCGGCATCGCGGCCGCGGTCGCCATGAGTCCGAGCGCAACCCCCGCGAGGACGAACGTGATGAGGCCGTAGAGCCGAGCGTCCTCGTAGTCGCCCGGATAGGCGAGCAGTTCGAAGAGCGGGCCGTCGGTGATGCCGTAGGCTCCGAGTAGGACGACGCCGGCGATCGCGGCTCCCGCCCGCGGACCGAAGAGCGGAACGACGAGCGAGAGCGTACAGAGAACCGCGAACACGCCGGCTCGTCGAACGGGTGCTGTCACGATATCGGTCCCTTTCTGTGGCGTTCACTTGAAGCTTCGTGAACCCGGCTCGGTCGGTTTTCACTGGCCTCAACGGGCTGGTGCGGGCGGTCCGAATTCTCGGGTGATTGATCGGTCCGCGCCCCGTTCGAACCCGTAACCCGTATAGCACCGGCGATGAATGTCATTGCCGTGGGCTTGTACGAACGGTATCTCACGCTCCGGATCCGCCGCCACGACGGCGACCCGCCCGACCACGTCGCGCTCGTGATCACAGAGCGGGACCTGTTAGAGCGGGGCGCTTACGAGACGCTCACCGACTTCTTCGAGTGGGCCGACGAGTACGCCTCGCAGGTGACCGTCTACGTGAGCGTCCTCGACGCGGCGGCGGTCCCCGCCCTGCGGCGCGAGCTCGAGACGATCGACGCACCGCGCCCGATCGCCGTTCGTGGTCCGGAAGACAAGGCGCGCGCCGACGCCCCGATCCGGATCGGGATCGGCCTCGGCGGGAAACACGAGTTCACCAGCGCGGTCCGAACCCTCGCCGGGCGCGTCGACGCGGGCGAACTCGACCCCGACGAGATCGACGACGAACACGTCGAGGACCACCTGGTCTTTCCCTCGGAGCCGGATCTGGTGATCAAGACCGGTGCGGAACGGCTCTCGGATTTCATGATCTGGCAGTCGGTCTATTCGGAGCTGTACTTCACGGACGTGAACTGGCGGGACTTCCGCAAGCGGGACTTCCTGCGGGCGGTTCGGGAGTACTGTAATCGGTCGCGGCGGTTCGGCCAATAAGGGGAGCAGCGGCGGTCGATCGGTATCGGACCGTATGCTATTGTTTTCGCCGTTCTAACTGTTTGCACCCGCTGATTCGGGCTCGGATTCGGGTGTGCCCGCCAGGTCCGCGATCGGATCGGCGGCGGCGACGACCGGCCCGTCGAGCCGAACCGCGTCGGCGTCGCGGTCGTACTCGACGAGTTCGTACGCGTCGAGTTTCGGCAAGACGGTGTGGACGAGCGATGCGCGGACGGCGTCGACGTCGAGTTCGTCCCGGCGGGCGACGGCGTCGGTCAGCGTCGCGACCGAGAGCCGCGAGTCACACGTCGACAGGACGTGAAGGGTGAGCCGCGTTCGCGGATTCGCGAGGAGCGCGTACGCGTCGTCGAGCGAAACGTCCGTGAGCCGAACGAATCGCTCGACGTCGACGGCGGGAGCACGGGTGGGTGACGACATCGTACGTAATGTTGTCAATATTATAGATAAAGATTTTGTGGTGGGTGGGGTCCGTTCGGCGACCGAAGCGGCGTGTGGGAGCGAGGAGACCGGTCACCGTCCGGTCGCGGAGACTCCTGACCTCACCCTTCGGCCGTTCACCATCGGCCGTTCACCATCGGCCGTTCACCTTTAGCCGTCGGCACGTCGGAGCATTCGGTACTCGAACCGCCCTTCGGTCGTGGGGGCGCTGGTATGCCGTCGGCGCCCACGGTCGCGGTCTTAGTCGGCGGCCTGGCTGCCCGAGTCCCCGGTTTCCAGTTCGCTGGCGTCGATTTCGTCGACCTCGGGTCGTTCGGCGGAGGGGAGCGAGTCGCGGAACCGGTCGACGATCGAGCGGGCCTCGGCGAGTTCGGGCTCGCTGACGGCGCCCAGCAGGGCCAGCGCGCGCCTGGCGCGGGTCCGCCGCCAGGACTCCTCGCGGTGTTCGTAGGTGCGGATTCCTCGGAGAAAGTCGGTTTTGGAAAACTCCGGCCAGTAGGGCGTACAGAAGAAGACGGCCGCCTCGTTACCGTTTGCGTGCCACGGCAGGAAGTTCGACGTCCGCTCTTCGCCGCCGGGTCGAATGATGAGATCGACGTCTCGAACCGGCTGATCGTACAGACGATCTTCGATGTCTTCGACGTCGATCTCGTCGGGATCGAGGTCGCCGTCGGCGACGCCCTCGGCGACGCCGCGAGCGGCGTCGAGCAGCCGCGATCGGCCGCCGTACGCGAGCGCGATATTGAGAACGAACCGATCGTAGCCGCGAGTGCGTCGTTCGGCGTAGGCGACCGCGTCTTGGACTCGTTCGGGGAGCATCTCGGTTTCGCCGATGGCACGGATACAGACTTCGTTCTCGTGAACGCGCTCGGCGTCGCCGAACTCCCGGAGTTTATCGCAAAGGAGGTCGAACAGCGCCTCGTTTTCCTCTTCGGGGCGATCGAAGTTCTCCGTCGAGAACGTATACAGCGTCAGTTCCTCGACGCCGATGTCCTGACACCACTCGAGGATATGTTCGGCCGTCTGGGCGCCCGCACGGTGGCCCTCGTGGGCGTCGCCGCCTCGTTGGCGGGCGTACCGTCGGTTACCGTCCTGAATCACTGCAACGTGGGTCGGCGCGCCCGTGATTTCGCGGGAGAGCAGCCGCTCGTAGGCCGCGTCGGCGCACTGACGGAGCCACCGCTTCATTGCCCAAGGAAAGGTCAGCGATACCTATGTGTCTTGTGTGTTACGCACCATCATTGAGAAAGAACGGCACGCATCCGCGTTCGGCGGCCAGCGGGAGGATCGATACCCGTCAAACGACGCGTCTCCGCTCATCGGAACCGTGACGGCTATGGGTCCGGGCGCTCTCGGTCCCGACAATGGCAGACGCGAATTCGAACGCGCTCGACGAGGACCTCTACCAGCGGACCAAGGCGCTGCTCGAGCCGGGCGAGATCGATCTCAACGGGGCGATCGTCCACACCGATTACGACGGGCAGGAAGACGTCAAAATGATGCAGGCGACGATCGACGTCGGCGACATTATCGCCGACCGCTCCGGATACGACCCGAGCGAGTGCTACGTCTACTCCGGTAACGACGACACCGATTTCTCCTCGAATCAACACCAGGGGCTGACCCTGGACGACGAGGAGTTCGTCTGGGAGTGTCAGCAACTGCTTCGCGAGGGGAGTTTCGACATCGTCATCTACTACCGAGCGAGCGCGGACCACCAGGCGATCCTCGATGACGTCCGCGAGCTGGGGTACGACGTCACCGGCGTCGAAGGGTAGTCGGTCGCAGCCGACCGTCTCTTATCGGTCCGCGAGCCGAACGATCGGAGAGGACTGTTCCTGACGTCTCTGAAGGCACAACCGTTCGGAAGCGACGGCGACGACGCGCTCGAAGCCGGCAGCGGCACCGACCCGCGCCCATTCTGGGACCGAATCGGAACCACTCCCGTTCGGTTCGGTTTCGCCGCTCGTGCGCTAATACCAACCGGCGACGGTACGCGATGTTCGCCTTCCGGTGAGATTATAGCACCGTGGCACATACTGGCGATGAATGTCTTCGGATCTTTCCGTTACGGCGGACTGGAATGCACTGTATCTCAACGGGGAGTGGGTGCCGTCGGAAAGCGGCGACGAGATCGCCGTCGAGGACCCCTCGACGCGGGAGGTCGTCGCCGAGGTGCCGGCGGGCGTCGAGTCCGACGTCGATGCCGCGTACGAAGCCGCCGCGGATGCCCAGACGGAGTGGGCCCAGCGACCGCCCAGCGAGCGCAGCCAGGTCGTTCAGGGCGTCGTTCAGGAGCTTCAGGAACGCAGCGACGAGATCATCGACATCCTGGCCCATGAGGCCGGCGGCTCCCGAATCATGGGAGAGACCTCGATCCAACTGGCGACCGACCAGGCGGCCGAGGCGGCGACGATCCCGCGCCGAATGAAAGGCGAGCACGCCGAGTCCAACATCCCCGGCAAGGAGAACATCGTTCAGCGCGAGCCCAAGGGCGTGGTCACGGTGATCTCGCCGTGGAACTTCCCGCTGAACCTCTCGATGCGGGCGGTCGCGCCGGCGATCGCCGCCGGGAACGCGGTCGTGCTCAAACCCGCGACGAACACGCCGATCGCGGGCGGACTGCTGCTCGCGAAGCTGTTCGAGGAGGCGGGCGTTCCGGACGGCGTGCTGAACGTCGTTACTGGGACCGGCTCCGAGATCGGTGACCGGGTCGCCGGCCACCCCGAGAGCGACGTCGTCGCCTTCACCGGCTCGACGCCGGTCGGCCGCCGCGTCGCTTCCATCGCCGGCGAGAACCTCGCGGTCGCGGCCATGGAACTGGGCGGCAACAACGGCCACATCGTCACCGCCGACGCGGACGTGGAGGCGGCGGTCGACTCGGGGACCTTCGGCTCGTTCGTCCACCAGGGCCAGGTCTGCATCTCGATCAACCGTCACATCGTCCACGAGGACGTCTACGACGAGTACGTCGAACGCCTGGCCGAGCGTGCCGAGTCGCTGCCGGCGGGCAGCGCCCACGACCCAGACACGGTCGTCGGGCCGATCATCGACGGGTCCCAGCGCGACGAGATGCTCGGCTACGTCGAGGAGACAGTCAACGCGGGCGCGACGCTGGAAACCGGCGGCGAGACGGTCGAAATCGAGGGTGTCGACGACTCCCTGGTCGTCGCGCCGACGGTGCTCTCGGACGTGACCAACGACATGGCCGCCGCGTGCAACGAGCACTTCGGCCCCATCGCGCCGGTCATCCCGTTCTCGGATATCGACGAGGCCGTCGAGATCCACAACGCCACGGAGTACGGTCTCTCGGGGTCGGTCCACGCCGGCGACGTCGGCACCGGCAAGCGGATCGCCGAGCGGCTGGACACCGGGATGGTCCACATCAACGACCAGCCGATCAACGACGAGGCCCACGTCCCGTTCGGCGGCACCGGCGCCTCGGGCATGGGCGGGTACAACAGCGAGTCCTTCCTGGCGGAGATCACCGAGCAGAAGTGGCTCTCGCTGCAAAACGAGCGCCGAGAGTACCCGTTCTAACCGGTAACGACTCGGCGACGCGGCCCGCCGGCCGATCGGCGGGCGACGCCGCTCCGCCTCCGCAGTGAGCATCGATTCGCAGTCGCTATTTCGCGATTGTCAGTACCGGCGACCGATACCGTCCGGTTCGCTTATGCCCGGGGCGTCCTGACCGTCCCGTATGACTACGGACGTCGACCTCACGGAACGCGAGCGAGCGGTCGTCAACGCCTTCCAGGGCGGGTTTCCCGTCGTGGAACGGCCCTTCGAGGCGGCCGCGAGCGCGATGCGCGAGCGCGGGGTCGACATCGACGCGACGGAACTGCTCGAGACGATCCGAGACTTGGACGAGCGGGGCGTCCTCTCGCGGTTCGGCCCGCTCGTCAACGCCCAGGAGATCGGCGGCGCAGCGACCCTGGTCGCCATGCACGCCCCTGAGGACCGATTCGACGAGATCGTCGAGCAGGTTAACGCCCACCGCGAGGTGGCGCACAACTACGAGCGCGAACACCCCCACCTGAACGTCTGGTTCGTCGTGAGCGTCGCGGACGAGGACCGCGTCGACGAGGTGCTGGCCGCGATCGAGGACGAGACCGGGCAGGAAACGTACAACCTCCCCAAACAACAGGAGTTCCGCGTCGAAGCGAAGTTCTACGTCGACGGGCCGCTCGACGGCGGCGGCGACGTCGAGGCGGCCGGGATCGACCTGTCCGACCGCGGGCCCGACGTGACGCCGACCGACCAGGCGACCCTCTCGCCGGCCGACCGCGACCTGATCCTCGACGTCCAGGACGGCGTTCCGCTGACCGAGACGCCGTACGCGGACGTGGCCGACGCGATCAGTCGGGAGACGGAGTGGGTGCTCGAGACGCTCAAGCGGTTCGAGCGCGAGGGCAAGATCCGACGGATCGGCGTCGTGCCCAATCACTACGCGCTCGGCTACACGGAGAACGGGATGACCGTCTGGAACGTGCCGGACGACCTGGTCGCCGAAGTCGGCCCCGAAGTCGCCGCCCTGCCGTTCGTGACCCACTGCTATCAGCGGCCGCGCCACGAGAGCGTCTGGCCGTACAACTTCTTCGCGATGACTCACGGCCGCAGCGAGGACGAGAGCCAGCGGCGCATCGAGCAGGTTCGCGAGACCATGGCCGAGTACTGGGACGTCACCGACGACGACTGGGACTCCCTGTTCTCGACGCAGATCCTGAAGAAGACCGGCATCCGCCTGGACGAGCGCGCCGACGCGAACACCGAGGAGCGATAACCCCGGATGCCCGGATCCGATTTCTCACGATGATTCCGCTCCTGCACGATTTCACGGACGCGACGGTGCTCGTCTTCGGCGGCGGCCCCGTCGGCGCGCGGAAGGCCAGGCGGTTCGCCCGCGAGGCGCGGGTGCTCGTCGTCAGCCCTGCCTTCGCCGACCGGGACTTCGACGGCGCCGAACTGATCCGGGCCGCGCCCGAGCCCGACGACGTGGCCGGGTGGCTCGAGCGAGCCACGCCGGCGCTGGTCGTCGCCGCGACGGACGACGCGGCGCTCAACGAGGCCGTCGCCGAGGCGGCCCGCGATCGGGGGATCCTCGTCAACCGCGCGGACCGGTCGGGCGAGCGCGAACCGGGCAGCGTCGTCGTGCCCGCGACCGTCCGCGACGAGCCCGTCGTCGTCGCGGTCGCGACGGGCGGGACGGCGCCGGCGCTGAGCAAGTACCTCCGACGGGAACTCGAGGAGACGGTCGACGGTGCCGGCGAGGTGGCGCGGGCCTGCGGGGCGCTGCGCGAGGAGCTCAAATCCCGGGACGTGCCGGCCGATCGGCGGCGCGAGCTCGTCACCGACGTCGTCAATTCTCCGGATGTTTGGACAGCTTTACGTACTGGAGCTTCTAACTATTCGCAAGTGATCGAGGACGTGCTCGGCGAGGAACTGGCTACTGGGGGTGATCGACCGTGATGTCAACGGGGGTTGTGACCGCGGCGCGGGTAACTCACGAGAGCGGGGACGTCGATCAGCTGGCGGCCGCCAGTCCCGAGAGCCAGGCTGGTGCCGTGCAAGAACTGCTGACCGTTCCCGACATCGAGGAGGCGTACGTCCTCTCGACGTGTAACCGGGTCGAGGCGTACGTCGTCGGTCCGGACCACGCCGTCGGCCGGGCCGCGCTAGAGGAATTTTTCGCCGGGATCGACGACGAAGCGGTCGTCACGACCGACCACGACGAGAGCCTGCGCCACCTCCTGCGGGTGGCCGCCGGGCTCGACTCGGTCATCCTCGGCGAGGATCAGATCATCGGGCAGGTCCGGACCGCCTACGAGGACGCCCGCGACGCCGACGGCATCGACTCGATGCTCGAGGCCGCGGTCACGAAGGCGATCCACGTCGGCGAACGGGCCCGCACCGAGACCGCGATCAACGAGGGGGTCGTCTCGCTGGGCTCGGCCGCGGCGCGACGGGCCGAACGCGAGATTCCGCTGGATGGGGCGACCGCGCTGGTCGTCGGGGCCGGCGAGATGGGCCAACTCGCCGCCCGCAGCCTGGCGGCCGCCGGCGTCGACGAACTCGTCGTCGCCAACCGGACCGTCGCTCACGCCGAACACCTGGCCGCCGACTTCGAAGACGAGGCTGACGTCAGGGCTGCGCCGCTCGACGCGCTCGAGACGGTCGCGACCCGAGCCGACGTCGTCGTCACGGCCACCGGCAGCGACGAGCCGGTGCTCGAACCGACCCATCTCGAGGGGGCGGACGACGGCGCCGACGACGTCGGCGCAATCGAGCAGGTGATCGTCGACCTCGGCCAGCCGCGGGACGTCGCGCCCGAGACCGACGCGGTCTCCGCGGTGCGGGTCTTCGATCTGGACGACCTAGAGACGATCACCGAGGAGACCCGCGAGCAGCGGGCCGACGCCGCCCGCGAGGTCGAGGCCATGATCGACCGCGAGTTCGAACTGCTCGCGGAGCAGTACAAGCGGGCCCGCGCCGACGAGGCCATCGCCGCGATGTACGAATCCGCCGAGCGGATCAAGGAACGGGAGGTCGAGACGGCCCTCTCGCAACTCGGCGGCGAGGCCGCCGAGGAGCACCG from Natrinema salifodinae carries:
- a CDS encoding ArsR/SmtB family transcription factor, with the translated sequence MARLFPFRSETAAEEGKPRVVDLEGEDADAVFAALSSTTAREIYARLDEDPATPSDIADAIDSSIQNVRYHLEKLENAGLVEVVDTWYSSRGNEMSVYATTDGPLIVTSDESKATKLKEALSRLIGGVGALAGGSVLVQYALTEWLAPSGSGTGADAGTTSGGDSAASEDGTSPTDSADAADDESVDDAEPTSPDDGASDGSDADGGDFQITENDDTEPTGAESNGTDADGADQVDPVLDADNETVQNASDGALDAADAVFDTVPPGLLFFLGGLVVLLAVTAYWYWYRPTY
- the dnaG gene encoding DNA primase DnaG, with amino-acid sequence MEDTSKYLIHADVTADGVVERSDVVGAIFGQTEGLLGDDLDLRDLRQSGKVGRIDVEIASTQGTSHGQVTIATSLDKVETATLAASLETITRVGPCRAGLEVTEIEDVRAAKRKEVVDRAKELLQTGFDDSIMSSDEILAEVRQHVRVEDITEYEGLPAGPRVTDSDAIIVVEGRADVLTLLKYGIKNAIAVEGTNVPDAVAELTRHRTVTAFLDGDRGGDLILEELAQVGDIDYVAFAPADSSVEDLDHHELFAALRNKVPYETVAELNEPREAVAATDGSTTPAPRPSEVGTGTATGSGSESGSTSSPTDDETDGDTAADADLEANTGSELESVSESTGSVEAGTDAGTRPNAEPPEAPAKAKTERTGASRDRTDADATGGGPAIEAEVETETDPASETDSGPETVYDHAAEIIRAETDRVRFLDDAGAPIDETDASNAYSTLESLETTPTTVVLDEILGQRLLDLAADRGVDVIVARSLGQFTKRPTDVRIHAIEDVADRPPN
- a CDS encoding DUF92 domain-containing protein encodes the protein MTAPVRRAGVFAVLCTLSLVVPLFGPRAGAAIAGVVLLGAYGITDGPLFELLAYPGDYEDARLYGLITFVLAGVALGLMATAAAMPVTVFVGTVLLVGYGNLGEQLVRLRTDHDIGRVAAFCLTATVAAVAGQAIAHSFVGAVVSEPPIVVFLATSGAFLAALLRDVLLRSDDPIVVLSVGLLLWLLAELEPTISAGEIVVALAITVALGYVSYALETASIAGMLTGILSGLLTIVLGGYGWFAVLISFFAIGGLSTKFRYDRKAELGVAEDNNGARGSGNVLGNAAVALVAVLGYAASDAGFLPREPELFLFAFAGSIATAMSDTLSSEIGSVFETPRLITTLEPVDPGTDGGVTWQGELAGVTGAAVVASLAFALFPEVGAVGAAIIVAAGIVGMTVDSLLGATLEGSLLGNQGVNFLATLSGALACALLVVSVAVPG
- a CDS encoding undecaprenyl diphosphate synthase family protein, which encodes MGLYERYLTLRIRRHDGDPPDHVALVITERDLLERGAYETLTDFFEWADEYASQVTVYVSVLDAAAVPALRRELETIDAPRPIAVRGPEDKARADAPIRIGIGLGGKHEFTSAVRTLAGRVDAGELDPDEIDDEHVEDHLVFPSEPDLVIKTGAERLSDFMIWQSVYSELYFTDVNWRDFRKRDFLRAVREYCNRSRRFGQ
- a CDS encoding DUF7344 domain-containing protein — encoded protein: MSSPTRAPAVDVERFVRLTDVSLDDAYALLANPRTRLTLHVLSTCDSRLSVATLTDAVARRDELDVDAVRASLVHTVLPKLDAYELVEYDRDADAVRLDGPVVAAADPIADLAGTPESEPESAGANS
- the uppS gene encoding polyprenyl diphosphate synthase, giving the protein MKRWLRQCADAAYERLLSREITGAPTHVAVIQDGNRRYARQRGGDAHEGHRAGAQTAEHILEWCQDIGVEELTLYTFSTENFDRPEEENEALFDLLCDKLREFGDAERVHENEVCIRAIGETEMLPERVQDAVAYAERRTRGYDRFVLNIALAYGGRSRLLDAARGVAEGVADGDLDPDEIDVEDIEDRLYDQPVRDVDLIIRPGGEERTSNFLPWHANGNEAAVFFCTPYWPEFSKTDFLRGIRTYEHREESWRRTRARRALALLGAVSEPELAEARSIVDRFRDSLPSAERPEVDEIDASELETGDSGSQAAD
- a CDS encoding DUF5778 family protein, with product MADANSNALDEDLYQRTKALLEPGEIDLNGAIVHTDYDGQEDVKMMQATIDVGDIIADRSGYDPSECYVYSGNDDTDFSSNQHQGLTLDDEEFVWECQQLLREGSFDIVIYYRASADHQAILDDVRELGYDVTGVEG
- a CDS encoding aldehyde dehydrogenase family protein; its protein translation is MSSDLSVTADWNALYLNGEWVPSESGDEIAVEDPSTREVVAEVPAGVESDVDAAYEAAADAQTEWAQRPPSERSQVVQGVVQELQERSDEIIDILAHEAGGSRIMGETSIQLATDQAAEAATIPRRMKGEHAESNIPGKENIVQREPKGVVTVISPWNFPLNLSMRAVAPAIAAGNAVVLKPATNTPIAGGLLLAKLFEEAGVPDGVLNVVTGTGSEIGDRVAGHPESDVVAFTGSTPVGRRVASIAGENLAVAAMELGGNNGHIVTADADVEAAVDSGTFGSFVHQGQVCISINRHIVHEDVYDEYVERLAERAESLPAGSAHDPDTVVGPIIDGSQRDEMLGYVEETVNAGATLETGGETVEIEGVDDSLVVAPTVLSDVTNDMAAACNEHFGPIAPVIPFSDIDEAVEIHNATEYGLSGSVHAGDVGTGKRIAERLDTGMVHINDQPINDEAHVPFGGTGASGMGGYNSESFLAEITEQKWLSLQNERREYPF
- the ahbB gene encoding siroheme decarboxylase subunit beta, coding for MTTDVDLTERERAVVNAFQGGFPVVERPFEAAASAMRERGVDIDATELLETIRDLDERGVLSRFGPLVNAQEIGGAATLVAMHAPEDRFDEIVEQVNAHREVAHNYEREHPHLNVWFVVSVADEDRVDEVLAAIEDETGQETYNLPKQQEFRVEAKFYVDGPLDGGGDVEAAGIDLSDRGPDVTPTDQATLSPADRDLILDVQDGVPLTETPYADVADAISRETEWVLETLKRFEREGKIRRIGVVPNHYALGYTENGMTVWNVPDDLVAEVGPEVAALPFVTHCYQRPRHESVWPYNFFAMTHGRSEDESQRRIEQVRETMAEYWDVTDDDWDSLFSTQILKKTGIRLDERADANTEER
- a CDS encoding precorrin-2 dehydrogenase/sirohydrochlorin ferrochelatase family protein codes for the protein MIPLLHDFTDATVLVFGGGPVGARKARRFAREARVLVVSPAFADRDFDGAELIRAAPEPDDVAGWLERATPALVVAATDDAALNEAVAEAARDRGILVNRADRSGEREPGSVVVPATVRDEPVVVAVATGGTAPALSKYLRRELEETVDGAGEVARACGALREELKSRDVPADRRRELVTDVVNSPDVWTALRTGASNYSQVIEDVLGEELATGGDRP